TTGGCTCGAATGCGTCCCACGTCAGAGCGGGCGGCGTAGCGCATGATGAGCGGCCGCGTCGAGGTGGGGGCCTTTTCTGCGGGATTCTCCGGGGCGGCCACGGCTATGGCCTCAATTCGATGACCGTCTTGCCGATTCTCACGGGGACACCGAGCTCCACCGGCAAGGCGCGGGTGAGCTGCTGATTGGCTAGGTACGTGCCGTTGGTTGAGCCGAGATCCTCGATGAACCAGCGGCTGCCCTGCGGGAACAGCCGGGCGTGCCTGCCTGAGGCGTAGTCGTCTTCAAGAACCAGGGTGGCCTCCTGGGCGCGGCCCAGGAGGATGGGGCTTTCGGAAAGGGGGACTGTGCGGCCCTTGAGCGGGCCCTCGGTCACAACCAGTTGGCGGGCCTGCTGTTTCGCTGGGGGCGGGGCGGCTTCGGCCAACTCGGGGTGCTTGCGTACCTGGCGGGCAGTCGGTGCGCCCATCGCAGCCTTACGGCCGATCATCAGGTCACGGCGCATGGCCGAAACAATGCTGAAGATAAGGACCCAAAGCAACAGGAGGAAGCCGAAGCGCAGGGCCGTAATAGTCAGTTCGCTCACGGGCGGCCACCAGAGTTGGCGGGCAAAAGTCGGAAGATGATTTTGGTCCGTCCCATCGTGATGGTAGAGCCGTCAGTGAGGTCCACGCTGCCTACCACCTTGTGTCCGTTGACGTAGCTGCCGTTGGTGGATCCCAGGTCGACGGCCTGTGTTGTGCCGTTGGTGGTGCGGATTTCGAGATGGCGGCGCGATACCCCGGTGTCGTCCACCAGGATGTCAGCTTCGGAAGACCGGCCAAGCACAATGGACGCCGCGTTGAGTGAGTAGCGCTGGCCGTCAATGTCCAGAACGGGCTGGAGGCGCACTGGTTGCCTGTTGGGCGCTGCCGGGACGTTGTTCCTCGGCACGGCCGGGGCGGCGGGGGAACCGGAGGCCTTCTCAGTCCGGGAATCGATTTCGAAATCCCCGGCGCGGATTTCTTCGTCGCGCCGGAAGGAAATACGGACCGGGCCCTGGAGTGTGTAGCCCTGGCTTCTGACGTGGTTGATCACCACATCGCAAAGTTCTTCGGCCAAGGGGGTGCCCCATTCCTGCGCGCGTTTGAAGTCTTCCTCGCTGAGGCGGACGTCAAAGACGTTGGGGGCCAGCGTGCGGCCGGCGGCGATGGTGATGGCCTTGTGGTCGACCTCCCGGCGGAGCCGGCTGGCGATTTCCACAGGCTCAACCTGGGCGCGTGAACCGGTGGAGAAGACACCGCGGACGGCCTTTTCGATGCCGCGCTCGACTTTGTCCAGCATTCCCATGGCACCTCTCCTCTCCCTACGGCTGCGGGGCAGCACACGATTCGGAACTCAGCTCACAACATTGCCGGGAGCGCGCCGGGGACGGGCACTCCTACATCTGATACTACTGGGCAGGGCTGTGAATGACCTTAATGCACAACGCCGGGGCGGGCGGAATAGTTCGTTCCGGCCAGCCGTGGCGCGGCATCCGAAGCGGGGCGTGAGGGGTCCGTCGGCGGGGAGATTTCGGGCTGAGGCGACCGCCGCGGTTCCCGATTGGTGTTTTCCGGTGATTGTCCGTTATGCTTGATCTCGCTGCTTTTACGAGGCTGGCAGTCCGGAAATCGGACTCCATCCGGGTGAAAGAAGTTGCGCGCGAGTGGCGGAACGGCAGACGCGCTGGCTTCAGGTGCCAGTGTCCGAAAGGGCGTGGGGGTTCAAATCCCCCCTCGCGCACGCAAATGAAAGAACCCCGGTCTTAGGACCGGGGTTCTTCTGCTTTAACTGGACTCGCGGGGAAAGGCCTGGCGGGTCGTGGCCGGCTCCCGTATTGCCGTGGCGGATGCGCCTTCGGCGGGCACGACGGCGGACTGTTCCGCCGCCGTCGTCCGTTCCTTCAGGAAGTACACCAGGCCGGCGGCGAGGGTTGGAAGCTGCGGCCGGGGGCGAACAGGCCCGGAACAACGCTCCCGGTCTGTTCCTTGATGATGCCGAATCCGAACGGGCCACGAAGCCGCCCAGCACATTTTCTTGCCTGACTTGATACCTACAGGGCAGCAAGGGGGCGTTTACCGCCCGGCCCGGAGCCGCCGTCGTGAGTTTGCCAGATGGCTGCGCATGGCAGCCGACGACGACGGTTCGTCGCCTTCCGCGATCGCCGCGTAGATGGATTCGTGCTCGTGGACCACTTGTTCGAAGTGGTCCCGGGCGTAGTGTTCGACGCCGGTCATCAGCCGGGTGCGCGGCATGGCGATCATGGTCTGGCCCAGCGATGCCAGGCAGTCGGAGTAGAAGGGATTACCCGACGCCGCGGCGATTGCCTTGTGGAATTCGTAGTCGGACTTCATGGCATGCGCCGGATGGTCGCCGTTGGCCGTGAACTCCGCCAAGGCGTTCAGCACGGCCTTCAGTTGCCGGTCCGTCCGGTTGCGGGCAGCCAAAGCGGCGGCCTCGGACTCGACGCCGATGCGGAACTCGAGCAGGTGGAGCCGGTCCTCCATGCTGGAGACCGGCCGGCCTCCGGGTGCCGGCGGATCGCCGTGCGGGGGCGGGGTCAGCGCGAAGCTTCCCCGCCCGCGTTCGGTTTCCACGAGTCCCTCGGCCTGCAGCCGGGTCAGGGCTGCCCGGACCACGGTGCGGCTGACGCCGAACTCGCCGATCAGTGTGTTTTCGCTCGGAAGCTTGTCGCCGGGCTGGATGACGCCGTCGACGATGCGGGTGCGAAGATCTGCGGCGAGGTCCGTGGTCAGGTTCCGGCTCATGCGTTCAAGGTTACGCGCCGAACAACACGGACTCGGTGGTCCAGGCGCGGGCCTGGTCGCTGAGGGTCACGCCGAGTCCCGGGCGGTCCGGAACCAGCATGCGGCCGTTCTTGGTTTCAAGGCGCTCGTTGAACAGCGGGTCCAGCCAGTCGAAGTGCTCCACCCACGGTTCGCGGGGGTAGGCGGCGGCGAGGTGAAGGTGTATCTCCATGGCGAAGTGCGGTGCCAGTCCCAGTCCCCGTTCGTCCGCCAGTGCAGCCAGGCGCAGGAACTGGGTGATGCCGCCGACGCGGGGAGCGTCGGGCTGGATGATGTCGCAGCCGTTGGCGTTGATCAGGCCCTTGTGCTCGGCCACGGAGGCCAGCATTTCGCCGGTGGCGATGGGGGTGTCCAGGACGTTGGCCAGGTGGGCGTGGCCCTCGAAGTCGTACGCGTCCAATGGCTCTTCGATCCAGATGAGGTTGAATTCCTCCAGTTGCCGGCCCATCCGCATTGCCGTGGCGCGGTCCCACTGCTGGTTGGCGTCCACCATGAGCGGTACGTCCCAGCCGATGTGTTCGCGGATTCCGGCGACGCGGCGCAGGTCCTCTTTGCTGTCAGGGAGGCCGACCTTGATTTTGATGCCGCCGATTCCCTCGTCGATGGACTGGGTGGCGCGTGCCTTGACCTCATCCAGGGTTGCGTTGAGGAAGCCGCCGGAGGTGTTGTAGGTCTGGACGGAATCGCGGTAGGAGCCCAGGAGCTTGGCCAGCGGCAGGCCGGCACGCTTGGCCTTGAGGTCGTAGAGGGCGATGTCGATGGCGGCCAGAGCCTGTGTTGCCACGCCGGAGCGGCCCACGGACGCGCCGGCCCAGAGGAGCTTGGTGTAGATCTTGCCGATGTCGTTGGGGTCCTCGCCGATGATGCCCTCGGCCACCTCCTTGGCATGGGCATACTGCGCGGGTCCACCCGCGCGCTTGGAGTAGCTGAAGCCGACGCCGCTGTGTCCCTGTTCGGTGGTGATCTCCGCAAAGAGGAAGACCACTTCGGTCATGGGCTTCTGCCGGCCGGTGAACACCTTGGCGTCACTGATCGGAACAGCGAGTGGAAGCCTCGCGGTGGACAGATTTACGTGGCGGATGAGGTCTACGGTGCTCATGGGTGCTCCTTGGAAGCATGATGGCCGGGCTACATTGCCCTCCTGCTTAGAGTATAAGTTTCAAACTTGTATTACAAGTGGATGCCTCACGTTTGACGGTGATTGCGTTGTGGTTGTTGGTGGGGGTCGATGTGGGGTGGCGGGATGAACCAGGGGATGCCGGTTTTGACCTGGACGGTCCACAGTTCTTTGTGGATGAGGTGGTGGTGATGGGAGCAGAGCAGGGTTCCGTTGTCGGTGCTGGTGGGTCCGCCGTGTGACCAGTAGGTGATGTGGTGGGCTTCGCACCAGGGTGCGGGGATGGTGCAGCCGGGGAAGGCGCAGCCCTCGTCGCGGGCGGTGATGACTTTGCGGATGTGGGGCGGGAAGATCCGGGTGGTGCGGCCGATGTCCAGGATGCGGCCTTCGCTGCCGAGCAGGACGGGGATGATGTCGGCGTCGCAGGCGATCTTCCGGACGGTGGCGGCGGTGACCGGGCCGGTGAAGGTGAACGACCCCGTGCCCGGGATCCCGGTGGACCCGTGGTGCCCAGCTGTAGCGCTTCCGTCGCCGTGGAAGCCGGAGCTGGTGGCCGCGGTTCGGGAGCGGTAGCGGGGTCCCTGGTTGGTGGTGTGTTCGAGGCGGTCCAGGAGGTCGCGGTAGTCGATGGTGACCATGACTTGGGGCCGCAGCCCGCCCGCCGCGGGGAGGGTGCCGGTGGCGAGGGCTGCCTTGCACGCGCCGATCAGGCCGTCGAGGAGCCGCTGCGGCCGGGTCCGCCTGTCCAGATCGGCATCAAGTGCACTGCTGTTGCCGCCGGTCTCATCGCAGCTGTCCCCGGCGCCATCACCGGTCCCGCCACCGCTGTCAGGGGCGCCTCCAGCGTCGTTGCCCTCAGTAGTACCTGCCCGGGTGCGGGGGTTGGTGGCGGTGTTCATGACCGTCAGAAGTGATTCGTACTGGTCGGCGGTGGCGAAGATTTCCAGATGGTGCAGTCCGCGGCGGGCCGGGCGGAGGAACGCACCCTGGCGGCGGCGGAGTTCTTCCTCGGAAGGCTCCGAACCGTCCTGGTCGATCGCGTCGGTCCACTGGCGGGCGATGCGGGTCAGGAAGTCGGTGTCGCGTTCGGCCGCGGTGCGGGTCAGTGCATGTTCCATCCGGGCGGTGGCCTCTTCGGGGGCGTGGTGCCGGACACGGTCCAAAGCCAGGGTGATGATGGTCGCGGGACGGGAGCCGATGGTCCCGGCCGCAACGGCGGCGGCGAGTTCGGGCCGCTCCGCAGGCTCCGTGTGGCCCGTGAACCCTGTCCGGGGCAGCACCGCCGCAGCGAGAGTGATCCGGCGGCGTGCTTCAGCGGCGCTGATCCGCAGCAGGGCACGGAGGAACTCGGTGGCGTTCCGGGACCCGTCATCAGCAGGGTCGGAAGTGGTGGGTGGTGGCGCTTTGGGGGTCGCGGCAGTTTCTGTGCTCCAGCCAGTGGTCCAGCCGACTGCGCCCGAACCGGCTGATCCTGAGCCGAGTGCGGCTGAGCGCGCGGCTGCCGCGGCCTGGCGCCGGGTCCGGTCCACGGCCCCGGCTGCCACGACCTGCAGGTATTCAACGGCCCGGGAGATTTCCTCAACATTGGCGGCGAAGTCGGCGGACTCGCGGAAGCCGAGCATCGCGGTGTCGGCGACCGCCGTCGCGCTCAAGGTCTTGAGCAGCGCAAGGCACCGCGCCAAATCACCGGAACCTCCGGCGTCGGCTCCTAAGACAGCCGGATGCTGGAGTTCCACCGGGACGCTGCGCAGGCCGCGGATGCGCCCGGCATGCGATTGAACAGAAGGGGGCCGAACAGCAGAACCGGCGGCGGGCAGCTTGGCCCACCGCAATGCCTCTCCTGCTGCAAGACCCCCCACGGCTTCCATGGACTAAGTCTGAAGTGGGGGTATGACAATAATGCCGACCCGGAACTAATGAACCAGCCAGGCGACAACGAGCAGCGCGCCGATACTCAACAACGTGGTGCAGAGGATGACGTCGCGGGCCACCGTCATCCCGCGGCCGTAGGGGGAGGCGAAGAGGAACACGTTCTGCGCAGTGGGCAGCGCAGCCATGATGACGCTCGCCAGCAGGTGCTGCCCTTCCAGCTCGAAGACAAAGCGGCCCAGGACCCACACAACGAGCGGCATCCCGGCAATCTTCAGGAACGTGGCCACGAGGGTCTCAGTGCGGCCGTTATCTTTTTGCAGCGGCGCCCGGCCGGCCAGTGACAGCCCGAACGCGAGCAGGACCATCGGCACGGCACCGCCGGCCAGCATGTCGATGGGCTTCTGCAACAGGTCCGGGGCGCTCCAGCCGGTCAGGGCCACCGCGGCGCCAAGTCCGGAGGCGATGATCATGGGATTGGCAAACGGCGTGACCAGCAACTTCTTCCACGAAATTTTAGAGCCGGAGGCCACGCCCAGCACCGTGAGGTAGAACGGTGCCATCACCAGGATCTGGACCAGGAGCACGGGTGCAACGTGCTGTGCCGTTCCGACGGCGTACAGGGACACCGGGATGCCGATGTTGTTTGCATTGGCATAGCTGCTCGCCATGGCGCCCACCGCAGTTTCGGCTGCCGGGCGGCGGAAGAACAGGAAGCTTGCCAGGCAATAAAGGAGCCCCACTATCGCTGCTGAGAGCAGCGCCAACGGGGCGTCCGTTCCGAGTGCGGCCCGGATATCGCTGCCGGCCACCACCGTGAACAGGAGTGCCGGGTTGGTAACGTAGTAGGCGGTGCGGGTCAGCGCGCCCTGGACTTCCGGGCCTAGTATCCGGAGGCGGGCGGCGAGATAGCCCACGGCAATGACGGCGGAGACGATCAGTATTCCGGAGACAACGCCGCCCAAAATGAGCCCTTCTATTTAAGTCTGGGTTTCCGCACGGCCGTCTCCCCGTTGCGAAGGGAGGGCCGGCCGCGCGGAAGTTGGGGCTGGCGCCAGCAGGGACCTAGCGCACCAGACAGGGGCGCTTGGGATCAAAGGACCAGCCGTCGATGTAATACTGCATGCCGATGCTGTCGTCGCGGGCATCCAGCCCGTGCTCCAGGTACAGCTGGTGTGCCTTGTCCAGGGAATCGTGGTCCAGCTCGATGCCCAGCCCCGGCGCGTCCGGAACCTCGATGGCACCGTTCCGGATCTGCAGCGGGTCCTTGGTGAGCCCCTGCCCGTCCTGCCAGATCCAGTGCGTGTCCAGCGCCGTGATCTCGCCCGGCGCGGCTGCCCCGGTGTGAGTGAACATGGCCAGCGAAATGTCGAAGTGGTTGTTTGAGTGCGAGCCCCAGGTGAGCCCGAATTCATGGCACAGCTGCGCCACCCGGACGGAACCGTGCATGGTCCAGAAATGCGGGTCTGCCAGCGGAATGTCCACGGCGTTGCTGCGGATGGCGTGAGACATTTCGCGCCAATCCGTGGCAATCATGTTGGTGGCCGTCTTGAGCCCGGTGGCGCGGCGGAATTCCGCCATGACTTCACGCCCGGAGAATCGGCCTTCGGCGCCGCAGGGATCCTCGGCGTACGCCACCACGCCCTGCATCCGCTTGCCCAGCCGGATAGCCTCGTCCAAAAGCCAGCCGCCGTTCGGGTCGAGGGTGACCCGCGCGTCGGGGAAGCGCTTGGCCAGAGCCGTGACCACGTCCACTTCCTCGTCGCCGGAGAGCACGCCGCCCTTGAGCTTGAAGTCACTGAACCCGTAACGGTCCTGCCCGGCTTCTGCCAACGCAACCACCGCTGCGGGGGTCATGGCTTCCTGCCGGCGCAGCCTCTCCCAGCGGTCTGCCGGGGCGTCCTCCACAGGGTACGGCAGGTCCGTCCGACGGCGGTCACCGCGTGGACGGTGGTGCGGAGGTCGAAGGTCTGCACGCCGCGGCCGCCGGCGTCGCGGTCCGCGAGCTCCGCCGCGATCTCGCGCAGCAGGGACCGGTAACGGGCCACCGGCTTGCCGGCGATGAAGGCTCCGGCCTCCTCGATTGTGGTGCGGATCTTCTCCCCGCCGGGCACCTCGCCCAGCCCGGAGCGGCCCTCAGGGTCGGTAATAACCACCACGTTGCGGGTGAAAAACGGTCCGTGCGCGCCGCTGAGGTTCATCAGCATGCTGTCGTACCCGGCGACCGGAACTACTTCGACTTTGGCGATCGTGGGCTGGGTGCTCATGCGTTGACCCCGGCCTTTGCGTCGGCGGCGGCTTCAACCGTTCCGTCGATCCGGCGGTTCAGGTGCCACGGGTTGGCGTCCTGCAGCGGTGCCGGAAGCAGTTCCTGGGGGAGGTTCTGGTAGGCGACCGGCCGCAGGAAGCGGTTGATTGCCAGCGTACCCACGGAGGTGGTCTTGGTGTCCGATGTTGCGGGGAAGGGACCGCCGTGGACCATCGCATGGCCAACTTCGACGCCGGTGGGCCAACCGTTGACGATGATGCGCCCCACCTTCTGTTCGAGTGCGGGCAGCAGCTGGGCCGCCGTCGGGTAGTCCTCTTCGGTGAGCTGCAGGGAAGCGGTGAGCTGCCCCTCGAGCCGGTTGGTGGCTTCGACCAGTTCCCCGGTGCTGGAGTACCGGACCACCAGGCTGGCGGCGCCGAAGATCTCGGCGTGCAGCACGTGGTTGCTGACAAAGTCGGCGATGTCGGTGCCGAAGA
This genomic window from Arthrobacter sp. 24S4-2 contains:
- a CDS encoding FHA domain-containing protein; protein product: MSELTITALRFGFLLLLWVLIFSIVSAMRRDLMIGRKAAMGAPTARQVRKHPELAEAAPPPAKQQARQLVVTEGPLKGRTVPLSESPILLGRAQEATLVLEDDYASGRHARLFPQGSRWFIEDLGSTNGTYLANQQLTRALPVELGVPVRIGKTVIELRP
- a CDS encoding DUF3662 and FHA domain-containing protein → MGMLDKVERGIEKAVRGVFSTGSRAQVEPVEIASRLRREVDHKAITIAAGRTLAPNVFDVRLSEEDFKRAQEWGTPLAEELCDVVINHVRSQGYTLQGPVRISFRRDEEIRAGDFEIDSRTEKASGSPAAPAVPRNNVPAAPNRQPVRLQPVLDIDGQRYSLNAASIVLGRSSEADILVDDTGVSRRHLEIRTTNGTTQAVDLGSTNGSYVNGHKVVGSVDLTDGSTITMGRTKIIFRLLPANSGGRP
- a CDS encoding FadR/GntR family transcriptional regulator encodes the protein MSRNLTTDLAADLRTRIVDGVIQPGDKLPSENTLIGEFGVSRTVVRAALTRLQAEGLVETERGRGSFALTPPPHGDPPAPGGRPVSSMEDRLHLLEFRIGVESEAAALAARNRTDRQLKAVLNALAEFTANGDHPAHAMKSDYEFHKAIAAASGNPFYSDCLASLGQTMIAMPRTRLMTGVEHYARDHFEQVVHEHESIYAAIAEGDEPSSSAAMRSHLANSRRRLRAGR
- a CDS encoding mandelate racemase/muconate lactonizing enzyme family protein, which produces MSTVDLIRHVNLSTARLPLAVPISDAKVFTGRQKPMTEVVFLFAEITTEQGHSGVGFSYSKRAGGPAQYAHAKEVAEGIIGEDPNDIGKIYTKLLWAGASVGRSGVATQALAAIDIALYDLKAKRAGLPLAKLLGSYRDSVQTYNTSGGFLNATLDEVKARATQSIDEGIGGIKIKVGLPDSKEDLRRVAGIREHIGWDVPLMVDANQQWDRATAMRMGRQLEEFNLIWIEEPLDAYDFEGHAHLANVLDTPIATGEMLASVAEHKGLINANGCDIIQPDAPRVGGITQFLRLAALADERGLGLAPHFAMEIHLHLAAAYPREPWVEHFDWLDPLFNERLETKNGRMLVPDRPGLGVTLSDQARAWTTESVLFGA
- a CDS encoding HNH endonuclease signature motif containing protein, whose product is MEAVGGLAAGEALRWAKLPAAGSAVRPPSVQSHAGRIRGLRSVPVELQHPAVLGADAGGSGDLARCLALLKTLSATAVADTAMLGFRESADFAANVEEISRAVEYLQVVAAGAVDRTRRQAAAAARSAALGSGSAGSGAVGWTTGWSTETAATPKAPPPTTSDPADDGSRNATEFLRALLRISAAEARRRITLAAAVLPRTGFTGHTEPAERPELAAAVAAGTIGSRPATIITLALDRVRHHAPEEATARMEHALTRTAAERDTDFLTRIARQWTDAIDQDGSEPSEEELRRRQGAFLRPARRGLHHLEIFATADQYESLLTVMNTATNPRTRAGTTEGNDAGGAPDSGGGTGDGAGDSCDETGGNSSALDADLDRRTRPQRLLDGLIGACKAALATGTLPAAGGLRPQVMVTIDYRDLLDRLEHTTNQGPRYRSRTAATSSGFHGDGSATAGHHGSTGIPGTGSFTFTGPVTAATVRKIACDADIIPVLLGSEGRILDIGRTTRIFPPHIRKVITARDEGCAFPGCTIPAPWCEAHHITYWSHGGPTSTDNGTLLCSHHHHLIHKELWTVQVKTGIPWFIPPPHIDPHQQPQRNHRQT
- a CDS encoding AEC family transporter yields the protein MGGVVSGILIVSAVIAVGYLAARLRILGPEVQGALTRTAYYVTNPALLFTVVAGSDIRAALGTDAPLALLSAAIVGLLYCLASFLFFRRPAAETAVGAMASSYANANNIGIPVSLYAVGTAQHVAPVLLVQILVMAPFYLTVLGVASGSKISWKKLLVTPFANPMIIASGLGAAVALTGWSAPDLLQKPIDMLAGGAVPMVLLAFGLSLAGRAPLQKDNGRTETLVATFLKIAGMPLVVWVLGRFVFELEGQHLLASVIMAALPTAQNVFLFASPYGRGMTVARDVILCTTLLSIGALLVVAWLVH